A portion of the Tiliqua scincoides isolate rTilSci1 chromosome 3, rTilSci1.hap2, whole genome shotgun sequence genome contains these proteins:
- the NT5C2 gene encoding cytosolic purine 5'-nucleotidase isoform X2: MRGPEIREQYPNKFIQRDDTDRFYILNTLFNLPETYLLACLVDFFTNCDRYSSCETGFKDGDLFMSFRSMFQDVRDAVDWVHYKGSLKEKTVENLAKYVVKDGKLPLLLSRMNEVGKVFLATNSDYKYTDKIMTYLFDFPHGPKPGSSHRPWQSYFDLILVDARKPLFFGEGTVLRQVDTVTGKLKIGTYTGPLQHGIVYSGGSSDTICDLLGAKGKDILYIGDHIFGDILKSKKRQGWRTFLVIPELAQELHVWTDKSSLFEELQSLDIFLAELYKHLDSSSNERPDISSIQRRIKKVTHDMDMCYGMMGSLFRSGSRQTLFASQVMRYADLYAASFINLLYYPFSYLFRAAHVLMPHESTVEHTHVDINETESPMATRNRTSVEFKESDKRHQLTRSVSEIKPPNLFPQTPQEITHCHDEDDDEEEEEEEEEEEEEEEE, from the exons ATGAGAGG GCCAGAGATCCGAGAGCAGTACCCTAATAAATTCATTCAGAGAGATGACACTGACAGATTTTACATTTTAAACACACTGTTCAACCTACCAG AAACCTACCTTTTGGCCTGTCTGGTTGATTTTTTTACTAACTGTGACAGGTATTCAAG CTGTGAAACAGGATTTAAAGATGGAGACCTCTTCATGTCCTTCAGGAGTATGTTCCAGGATGTGAGAGATGCTGTGGATTGGGTTCATTATAAG GGATCTCTAAAGGAGAAGACAGTTGAGAATTTGGCAAAGTATGTTGTGAAAGAT GGgaagctgcctctgctgctgagCCGCATGAATGAAGTTGGAAAGGTGTTTCTTGCCACAAACAGTGACTACAAATATACAGAT aAAATTATGACTTACTTGTTTGATTTTCCACATGGACCAAAG CCTGGTAGCTCTCATCGGCCGTGGCAGTCGTACTTTGACCTCATTCTTGTAGATGCACGCAAGCCACTCTTCTTTGGGGAAGGCACAGTCTTAAGGCAGGTGGATACG GTTACTGGCAAACTGAAAATTGGTACTTATACTGGCCCCCTGCAACATGGCATTGTCTACTCTGGAG GCTCCTCTGACACAATCTGTGACCTTTTGGGGGCCAAGGGCAAAGACATCTTATACATAGGCGATCATATCTTTGGAGATATCCTGAAGTCCAAAAAACGTCAGGGTTGGAGGACCTTCTTAGTGATTCCAGAGTTGGCACAAGAGCTTCATGTTTGGACAGATAAAAGTT CTCTTTTTGAGGAACTTCAAAGTCTAGACATCTTCTTGGCAGAACTGTACAA GCATTTGGACAGTAGCAGCAATGAGCGCCCTGACATCAGTTCCATTCAGAGACGTATTAAG AAAGTGACTCACGACATGGACATGTGCTATGGGATGATGGGAAGCCTGTTCCGAAGTGGCTCCCGACAGACTCTCTTTGCCAGCCAGGTGATGCGTTATGCAGACCTCTATGCAGCATCTTTCATCAACCTCTTGTATTATCCCTTCAGTTACCTCTTCAGAGCTGCCCATGTGTTG ATGCCACACGAGTCAACAGTGGAGCACACCCATGTGGACATCAATGAGACAGAGTCACCCATGGCCACACGGAACCGCACTTCAGTGGAGTTCAAAGAATCTGACAAGCGCCATCAGCTGACCCGATCTGTGAGCGAGATTAAACCACCCAACCTTTTCCCTCAAACTCCCCAAGAGATCACACATTGCCATGATGAGGACGAtgatgaagaagaggaggaggaggaggaggaagaagaggaggaagaggaagaatag